CCGGTCGCGGGGAAGGGCCCGGCCCATGCCGTGTACGACGGCGACCGGGCGGCCGTGGCGGCGCAGGACGACGCGGTCGACCTGTTCGGCGGGGGCGGCTTCGGCGGCCTCGGCGGGCTCCTCCTCGTAGCCGAAGACGTTGCGGTAGAACTTCGTGACGCCCGTGGAGTCGTAGGTCAGCAGTTCGTTCCAGGCGGGGGTCCCGGGCGCCCCCGTCAGCTCCGTGCCGAAGTGGGCGGCCGACTGCCAGATGCCGAAGACCGCGCCCGACGGGTCGACGGCGACGGCCAGCCGGCCGGCCGCGCCCGCGTCCAGCGGGCCGACGCCCACCGTGCCGCCGCAGTGCCGCACGGTCTCCGCCGTCGCGTCCGCGTCGTCCGAGGCGAAGTACGGCGTCCAGGCCACCGGCAGCTCCCGGTCGGGTGGCAGTTGTCCGATGCCGGCCACCTCACGGCCGTCCAGGAGTGCCCGTACGTACGGGCCGAGTTGCTCGGGGCCGGGCCGGAACTCCCAGCCGAAGAGTTCGCCGTAGAACTCCTGGGTCGCGGCCGTGCTGTGCACCATCAGGCTCACCCAGCAGGGCGTGCCGGGTGCGGGGCGGGCGTGCGCGGTGCCGTTCGGGCCGGCCGGCCGGCTTGCCTCGGTCATGGTCACTCTCTTCTCGGCCCCTTGGCGGTGGCCGGTCCGCTTCGCCTGCGTGCGGTCTGTCGCGGTCGCGCCGGCGCACGCTTCGGGCCGATGGTCGCACCGCGGGCGGCGCGTCCCGGGCCGGGCCGCGCCGTCGTCGGTGCGTCACCGCGGGGGACGTTCCGGGGTGCGGTGTCCCGTCCGTTGCCGGGCGATGGCCGCGCGGTGACGATCAGCAGTACGGATGGTGTCCGTTCCCGTACGCGGGGTGATCGGAACCGTCCGGC
The DNA window shown above is from Streptomyces sp. NBC_00670 and carries:
- a CDS encoding VOC family protein; its protein translation is MTEASRPAGPNGTAHARPAPGTPCWVSLMVHSTAATQEFYGELFGWEFRPGPEQLGPYVRALLDGREVAGIGQLPPDRELPVAWTPYFASDDADATAETVRHCGGTVGVGPLDAGAAGRLAVAVDPSGAVFGIWQSAAHFGTELTGAPGTPAWNELLTYDSTGVTKFYRNVFGYEEEPAEAAEAAPAEQVDRVVLRRHGRPVAVVHGMGRALPRDRGAHWLTYFEVPDTDEASRRVTALGGRVVEPAHDGPHGRTTTATDPEGALFAMLQRTR